One window from the genome of Hypomesus transpacificus isolate Combined female unplaced genomic scaffold, fHypTra1 scaffold_195, whole genome shotgun sequence encodes:
- the gorab gene encoding RAB6-interacting golgin isoform X1, translated as MAGWAGFSDEELRRLQQKDQVVVSAGLLGGRGRRPTPTNRSRQQLQREKALQFAAEQKSGPMLSALPPEQKLAMPPPQPVRQPVATVKPVEAPRVKVETVVVNHDPAPVEETTPIAIELEKQEAESREKTRMEQLQEDQKMMEEKNKRKKALLTKTIAEKSKQTQAEAVKLKRIQKELQALDDMVSNDIGILRGRIEEASWDYNAARKRYEKAETEYVAAKLDLHRKTEVKEQLTEHLYAIIQQNELRKANKLEELMQQLHLQTTEEETKEEEKKKVEEVEEKTNGNTAEETLQEEGAVVDQSVLDQGSMAGTQTEAQVEGTTVHKDCPPVSEPKARDQDCKMADGAPMGQTEAPASAS; from the exons ATGGCTGGATGGGCAGGATTTTCTGACGAGGAGTTACGAAGATTACAGCAAAAGG ATCAGGTGGTGGTGTCTGCAGGTTTACTAGGCGGTCGCGGGAGGAGACCTACTCCAACTAATCGGAGTCGGCAGCAATTGCAACGAGAGAAAGCCCTTCAGTTTGCCGCAGAGCAAAAGAGTGGACCAATGCTGTCTGCACTACCACCGGAGCAGAAACTCGCCATGCCCCCACCACAACCTGTGAGACAACCTGTTGCTACCGTGAAGCCAGTTGAGGCACCGAGGGTGAAAGTAGAGACCGTGGTCGTGAATCATGACCCAGCGCCAGTAGAAGAAACGACACCGATTGCAATAGAATTGGAAAAACAGGAAGCGGAATC GCGAGAAAAGACCCGTATGGAACAGCTGCAGGAGGACCAAAAGATGATGGAAGAGAAAAACAAGCGCAAGAAAGCTCTCCTCACCAAAACCATAGCTGAAAA GTCCAAGCAGACCCAGGCGGAGGCGGTGAAGCTGAAGAGGATCCAGAAGGAGTTACAGGCCCTGGATGACATGGTGTCTAACGACATCGGTATCCtgagagggaggatagaggaagCTAGCTGGGATTACAATGCTGCAAG GAAGCGCTACGAGAAGGCCGAGACGGAGTACGTGGCGGCCAAGCTGGACCTCCACAGGAAGACGGAGGTGAAGGAACAGCTGACAGAGCACCTGTACGCCATCATCCAGCAGAACGAGCTGCGCAAGGCCAACAAGCTCGAGGAGCTGATGcagcagctgcacctccagaccacagaagaagaaacaaaggaggaggagaagaagaaggtggaggaagtggaggagaaaaCTAATGGTAATACCGCAGAGGAGACGCTCCAGGAAGAAGGGGCTGTCGTGGACCAGTCTGTGCTGGATCAGGGCTCCATGGCAGGCACGCAGACTGAAGCTCAAGTGGAAGGCACCACGGTCCATAAAGACTGCCCCCCAGTGTCGGAACCAAAGGCGAGGGACCAGGACTGTAAAATGGCTGACGGTGCCCCCATGGGGCAGACGGAGGCTCCAGCATCAGCCTCCTGA
- the gorab gene encoding RAB6-interacting golgin isoform X2 has translation MLSALPPEQKLAMPPPQPVRQPVATVKPVEAPRVKVETVVVNHDPAPVEETTPIAIELEKQEAESREKTRMEQLQEDQKMMEEKNKRKKALLTKTIAEKSKQTQAEAVKLKRIQKELQALDDMVSNDIGILRGRIEEASWDYNAARKRYEKAETEYVAAKLDLHRKTEVKEQLTEHLYAIIQQNELRKANKLEELMQQLHLQTTEEETKEEEKKKVEEVEEKTNGNTAEETLQEEGAVVDQSVLDQGSMAGTQTEAQVEGTTVHKDCPPVSEPKARDQDCKMADGAPMGQTEAPASAS, from the exons ATGCTGTCTGCACTACCACCGGAGCAGAAACTCGCCATGCCCCCACCACAACCTGTGAGACAACCTGTTGCTACCGTGAAGCCAGTTGAGGCACCGAGGGTGAAAGTAGAGACCGTGGTCGTGAATCATGACCCAGCGCCAGTAGAAGAAACGACACCGATTGCAATAGAATTGGAAAAACAGGAAGCGGAATC GCGAGAAAAGACCCGTATGGAACAGCTGCAGGAGGACCAAAAGATGATGGAAGAGAAAAACAAGCGCAAGAAAGCTCTCCTCACCAAAACCATAGCTGAAAA GTCCAAGCAGACCCAGGCGGAGGCGGTGAAGCTGAAGAGGATCCAGAAGGAGTTACAGGCCCTGGATGACATGGTGTCTAACGACATCGGTATCCtgagagggaggatagaggaagCTAGCTGGGATTACAATGCTGCAAG GAAGCGCTACGAGAAGGCCGAGACGGAGTACGTGGCGGCCAAGCTGGACCTCCACAGGAAGACGGAGGTGAAGGAACAGCTGACAGAGCACCTGTACGCCATCATCCAGCAGAACGAGCTGCGCAAGGCCAACAAGCTCGAGGAGCTGATGcagcagctgcacctccagaccacagaagaagaaacaaaggaggaggagaagaagaaggtggaggaagtggaggagaaaaCTAATGGTAATACCGCAGAGGAGACGCTCCAGGAAGAAGGGGCTGTCGTGGACCAGTCTGTGCTGGATCAGGGCTCCATGGCAGGCACGCAGACTGAAGCTCAAGTGGAAGGCACCACGGTCCATAAAGACTGCCCCCCAGTGTCGGAACCAAAGGCGAGGGACCAGGACTGTAAAATGGCTGACGGTGCCCCCATGGGGCAGACGGAGGCTCCAGCATCAGCCTCCTGA